The nucleotide window CGAATAAAATCCCAGCTATTCTGATTATCCCCCCTTATGACTCTAAAAAGTACAAAATCAATTAAAATAAAGATGCCAATTATTATATCCCAATTACCGAAAGCATAAACAGAGCCTGTTTTTATACCCGCAATAAATCCTATGGATACTAAAACTAGAAATAAGAGTTCAATTATTATCGAAACGGATAATAATGCTTCAAAAATTACTTTATAGTGTCGATCCATCTTATTCCCCACACCTTTAAACCATTTTTAAGACTCTCTTAAACTATTTGAAATTAAAAGTTTATAATAACATCGCGATTGTGTTATAGATTAAAAGTGCAAAATTGATTACATCCTTATCTGCCAAGGGTCAAAATATTAATTACATTTTCAAAGCCTTCTAGTTCCATATTATTATACCTTAATAAAAACAAAATATTGGTATAAAAAGAGTTCTTATGAGAAATACTGTATAAAAAGAGTTCTTAAGGTACATCTTAATAATTATTCCAATTCACATGATGCGATTTGATGTAATCATGCCAAAGGGGGAGTTATTACGTGTCAAATGAGTTCAATTTAAAGTCGAGAGTCTACTGGAAACGTATGGGCTGGGGTCTGTTTTTAGGTTTGTTAAGTGCAATAGGGGCATTTTTATTCATCCTCATCATGAACCTGGGTCAAGCTTTGGTCTTTACCAATCTGGCAGAAAACTGGACACTCTTCTCCGGACCATGGTGGCTGATCTGTGTCATGACCATAGCCGGGTTTCTGGTGGGTTTAATCCACCATTTCACTCCGGCCAGGCAAATGAACGCATTTGATGCTGTAGATAAAGGTTACTTGGATCCAAAACCTGTACCTTCATCCCTCCTGGCATCCCTGGTATCTCTGATTGGTGGCTTCAGTTTGGGTCCTGAAGTGCCCACCGGTATGCTGGCAGCTGGTCTGGGAAGCTGGGTTTCCAAGCGACAGAATATGGACTCTGAAACAACCAGAACCAATGTTCTCAGCAGTGTTTCTGGAGCTTATGCCGGCCTGTTTTCATCACCCTTTGCCGTAATATTGATGCTTCTTGAATCAAAGCACTTCCAAAATGTAACCTACTATGGAACTCTCTTAATCACCACGCTCGCTGCAGTAGTTGGTTTTGGCCTATTTTATGCACTTAACGGGATGAATTTCTCATCACTTCTGGGCATTTTATCACCACCTGCCTACGATCTGAAACTCTGGCACTTACTGGCAAGTATTTTAATGGGCATACTAGCGGTTCCAGTGGCCCTGTTCTTTGTGATCCTGACCAAAGTTTTCAGCCGAGTGGTAGAGCCACTCAACAGTAAACCAATCTTACGCAGCACTGTGGGCGGGTTGCTGTTAGGTTTGCTGGCTATTACCATCCCTGCAACCATTGGTCTGGGCACAACTGAAATGTCCATAGTTACCCAACAAGCCACAGAAATAGGAGTCATACTACTTATTGTATTCGCTTTAGCCAAATTAGTGGCCTTAAGCGGGGCATTGAACTTCGGTTTCGTGGGTGGACCTATTTTCCCACTCCTATTTGTGGGTTCCTGTCTGGGGGCTGCTATAAATCAAATTTTCCCCCAAGTTCCATTGGGTTTGGCCCTGGGTTGCATGATTGTTGCAGTACCCGCTGCTATTGTGCCCATTCCACTGGCTCTGGGAGCAATAGGTATTATTATAATTGGATTATCACCTGCTGATGCTCTTCCTATCTTCATAGCAGCATTGGTCGCATTCGCTATAACTCGTGGGTTAATTATGGGTGGAGATCAGGAAAAAAGGTCTAAGCAAAAGGTCTGAATATTTTCTAAAAATGATGATTAGTAGTGGAATGATGAATTATAATGAATGTATGTTATGTTATGGAATGATGGATTAGCTAAAGAATGAGTTATATGAATGATAACTTACATGTTACAGGAATGATTATGTTACGATATTTTTAAAATAAAAATGTATACTTTATTCAACAATAAATTCAAATTATATACATGGACATTTTATCCACAATATTTAGTGGCATGAGTGCAGTAATAATCGGAATTATATTAGGATTGATTATAGCCGCCATTATTGGAGTAACTGCACTTGTAATTATCAAAATTAGGGATAGGAATAAAGATCAATAACCTTCCATTTTTAGGCCCGGACTAAACGCTTTGTTTCCATGGTCACCACTGAACTTATTCCGAAATGATCCTATTCCTACTATTTAAACGATTAATCAGTTGTAACGATTAATCAGTTGTTCACGGTTATAGGTCACTTAGCGAAATGCTTCCGGAACACTTCCACCATTTCATGAGGTTCTTTTAAAATGTAAGTTTCGTACATCTTGGCCAGTTTTTCCACGTGCTCAACATCTTCCTTTCGGATGGTGATCTTCAGATCTTTCCCATCAGGAAGCTGGGTGATGGTCACTCCCTCTTCCACGTCAGAAGGTAATATGTAAATGGGCACATCAGCTTTTTGACCCATTATTGCTGCATTGGAGATAAGTGTGTCTCCCATTCTCATTGCTATCTTGGCTACAGTGTTGGAGGTGGCTGGTGCAATTAGCATGAATTCATACTTACCCAGCTGAATATTACCCGCTAAAAATGGTGCGTTTGCGTTGATTTCAACCCATACCCGATCAAAGTTGCTTTCTATATCATTAGATATTCCATAATATTTAACGACTTGATCTCCAGATTTGGATATGAATACTTCTATGTCCACTTGGTCTTCAAATTCCAGTCGTATTTTCTCCATGACCTTCATGGTTTCCAGTATTTTATCCCCAGCACCGGTAATTCCCCAAGCGATTTTTTTCTTCTTTTCCATTTAAAATCCTCCAATTCTTAGTTCAAAAAGGTTTAGGCATATTTAGAAAATTTTAGGATTATTTAACAGGTTAAAGACTTATTAATTTAAAAATTTTGAGTTCTAATTTAAATGTGACTGAATAGTTTAATCTGATTGATAGATTAAATCAAAAGGGGGAGTTGTTTACACTTACCATCCGTATAGACACTTACCATCCGTATAGTAGATTTTAAGTATTTTGTAAGATTGTAAGTTTTTCATCCATCACTTTTTTAATTACGTTGATATAAACTTAGTTCTATATAGAACTAGATTCTATATAAGTTTTTGTCCGATAGTTTTTTATTACATATTCACCAACAGTATCCCATGGAAGAGAAATTAAAAGCAGAGAAAATTAAAATCACCCCACAGAGAAGGGAGATCATCAGAATATTAACTGAACTGGAAAAAACACATCCCTCTTTCAACCAGATTTACCGGGCAATCAAAGAAACCCAACCCACTGTAAGCCGTTCTACAGTACATGAAAATCTGAAACTACTGGTTCAAAGGGGAATCATATGGAGTTTCAATTATAAAGGTGAAACTCGTTATGAAATGAGTCCAGAAGCTCACGTGAACTTAGCTGAGTTTAATGGTGAAATTAAGGATATAGAAAATAAAAAACTCAATGTAAAGTTAAATGAGATAATAAAAATCTTAAATGAAGAAGAAGGTATTGAAATTAAATCTTTACTAGTTCTTGTGGAAAAATAAAAAGTTTATTTTCACAATGAAAATTCTACTGAAAACTTAACATTTACTCTTTCTCCAGACATACTCATTTTTACTGACCACATTATAAATATATTAAATTATAATTCAATATATGCCATTATGTATCCAAAAAAGCGCTTAAAATAGATTTAATTCTATTAAATTCTATTTTTATAGGTTAAATCCCATTAAATTACATTATTAACATTTGTTTAATTATTAAACATTCTACTGATATTTTTTTCCTACTGTCAAATAATGGATACTAGAAAACGGGTTAAAATTGGCTAGAATTGGTATAATCTGGGTGTCAATTGGGAAAAACTACTTTTAAAGTCTTTTTTAGAGTATAGGGCATGAAATTTAGAAGTTTAATTATCAAAAACATTTTTAGGAACAAAACCAGAAGTTTGCTGGCTATTCTGGGTATTGCAATAGGAGTAGCCACCATACTGGGCCTGGGCCTGGTAACAAACGGACTGGCAGCTTCCACACAACAGGCACTCACTGCAGATGCAGCAGATTTCACAGTGATTGCTGGAACCAGTGGAGGGGGTGGAGGTCCTGACGGGGCTTCCGGAGGTGGTGCTCCTGGTGGTCAGGGAGGCCAGCAATTAATCAACCAGACCAAGGTATCCGAGATCCAGCAGATATCTGGAGTTGGAACTGCTGCAGGGGTTCTAAGGACCAATGTTGATCTGAACGACACCAACAGCAGTACTAACAGCACCAGCACTACTAGTACCAGTGGATCTTCCAACGGTAACACTGGACCCGGACAGGGTAATTTCCGGATGATGTACAGTGTTATCGGAATTGACAGTAGTAACCTGGGTCTTGATGATATCGTAATAACCAATGGTACAGCATTCTCCAATGGCAATCAGGTTATAATAGGAGAAATGGCTGCTAAAAATCTTAATAAGACTGTGGGAGACACCATTACCCTTTCCAACCAGACCTTCACCATCACTGGAATCTATGAAACTGGAAACTTCCAGGATGATAGGGGAATTGTCATGTCCCTGGGAAAACTGCAGAGCCTGACTGGAAACACTGATCAGGTATCGTTGATCCTGGTTAAAGCCACCAACGGCACTAGTTCCAGTACACTGGCTGATACCATTGAGAGCAAATATCCCAATGAGCTGTCAACTTCAACCTCTCTTTCAGGGATGGAAAGAATGAACAATGGACTGGAAATCATCGAATCAGGCTCATGGGCCGTCACCCTTCTGGCTCTGTTAATAGGTGGTATTGTGGTTGTTGTTACCATGGTAAAATCCGTAGTAGAAAGAACCAGAGAAATAGGTGTACTGAAAGCAGTTGGATGGACTAATAAGAGAATTTTAACCATGATAATAGGCGAATCTGTGGTTCTCTCATTAATGGCAGCTGTTGTGGGAATAATCATTGGTGTAGGTGTGGTGGAGATCATATCCAGTTCCCATCTCATCATGGGCGTTGAACCTGCATTCTCAGCCGGTTTATTCCTGGAAGCACTGGCAGTGGCCATCTTCCTTGGAATAGTTGGAGGGATTTATCCCGCCTACCGGGCTTCCAGACTATCACCAACCGAGGCGTTGCGCTATGAATAATCAAACTTTGAATAATCAGAGCACTATGAACAATCAGATCAGTACCAAAGAAAACATAATCACCCTCCAGAACCTTAGAAAAATGTTTGATGATGGACGAACCCCTGCACTTAATGGGATCGATCTTGAAATCAAAAAAGGAGAATTTGTTTCCCTGATGGGCCCTTCAGGCTCAGGGAAAACTACTCTCCTCAACATGATCGGGGCTCTGGACCGGGCAGACGATGGAAGTATCACCGTTGCTGGCCATAATCTGATGGAAAAGAAAGATTTCAGTTCATTTAGATCAAAAGAGATCGGATTCATATTCCAGTTCCACAACCTGATACCCAATCTCACTGTTTCAGAAAATGTTCAAATACCCATGATGGAAACCGATGTTCCAGATGAAGAGATGACTCAAAGAGCAAACAAACTACTGGAATCCCTCAATCTGGGAAATAAGGTGGATCAGATCCCCACCAAACTTTCAGGAGGGGAAAGACAACGTGTAGCCATTGCCAGAGCTCTGATGAACCATCCATCCATTATACTGGCGGATGAACCCACTGGATCTCTGGACTCAAAAACCGGAGACATAATCCTGAACATACTGCGTGAAATTCACCAGAAAGAAAATGTAACCCTCCTCTTAGTAACACATGAGCCATACGTGGCAAATATGGCTGATCGAAAGATAATCCTGATGGATGGGAAGATAAGTGAGGAGACTGTATCATAAAAGTTCAGAAGAAAGCATCCCAGAATTAAATTAAAAAACATCAGAGATTGCAGGTTAAAAACACGCCATCAATGATTACAGGTTAAAAACAGAGCTTAAATTAAAAAACCATTTAATAGTGTAAATTAAAACGATGTCTGCAATTAAATGATAACCTATTGGTTATAGGGGAGCCTCCAGACGCTTTTTTTATCCACCTCCATGGAAAAACCTCCAATATCTGGAGGCTTCACTCCTTTTATTATTTTTACCCGGTGTGGAAATATTAAAATATTAAGATAAATAAAAATACAATACATGTTAAAGGTTCCCAATATTAATCTGGGATTATTAGCAGTTATTTTTGTTTTAGTAGTGGCATCTATTTCTGTGGCATGTGCCCATCAACCTCGATTAGTTATTGGTGATAACGCATCCAATGACAATCCTATTGTAATACAAAATCCAGAAGTTTCACAGGCTTTTTACGGAGAATTACAAGGACAACCCAACTATTACCAGATAAAGTCTGATAATCAATTTAAATTTTACCTGAATTTGCTGGTGCCAGCCAGTCAAGGAATCTCTCCAGATTTTATTTCAGCACAAGTTTTGGACTCATCTGGAAACGTTATAATTTCTGTAGATGGGACTAATTCCACTTGGAAATCCTATTTCGAGGAATTTGGAGGAGATTACTATCTTAAAGGTCCAGAAACAAAAGCAGATTTACCCGCAGGTACTTACTATATAAAAATTTTCAACACAGATAATCAGGGAAAATACAGCATAGCAATAGGAGAAGAAGAATCATTCCCTATTGATGAAACTATGAAAGCTTTGGTTACTATTCCCCTCCTGAAAGAGCAATTCTTCGGAAAACCAATAACTACACTATTCTTCGAATTTTTAGGAATAATCATTGCCTTTGGATCAACATTGGTCCTTTTTTCAATGCTCTTAATGTCCAGGAAATCTAAAGAACTCACCCTGTTAACAGTTAAGCTTAGCAGTGCGGTTAAACCAGTGATATGGTTAGGTATTGTCCTCACGACCATTGTATGGTTATACGTAATGTACAAAAATCCATTCAATATAGAGGGAATTGTAAACACAATCTTGTTGGTTGTTCTCATAATCTTTAACTGGTACGTTGGTTCAAAACTAGCAAGAGCAGAGTTTGGTAAGTTACCATTACCCAGTATGACCGTGTTCATCATCCTCTGGTTAATTTACACCTACTTAGCAATCGCTTTAATTTGAACCAGGACAAAAAAAACCTCATAAGAAGACCTCAAGAAGAAAACGAAACATGATTTAAGGTCGTATAACTTTTTTATATTTATCTTCATTCTTTTTCTAAGTGATCTATTTTAGATGTAATCAATTATTGGTAATTACTTTTTTATATTAACACTCACTAATTGACACTATGAATCTGGAATCTATTCTCATAATTTTTGCAGCCAGCGTGGTGGAATTATGGTTGGGAATCCCACTAGGGTTAGTTATGGATGTTAATCCAGCAATAATTGCCATTATAGCTGCTGCAGGTGCAATAGTGGCTGCAGTTTGTGTTGCTCTCCTGGGAGATAATTTAAGGACCCGTTTATTAAAATGGAAATACGGTGATGAAGAAGCCTTAAAGGAAACCCGTTTATACAATATATGGAATAAATATGGAGTAATTGGATTAGGTTTATTGTCACCACTCCTTTTCGGAGCTCCTTTAGGTGCTGCGATTGGAAT belongs to uncultured Methanobacterium sp. and includes:
- a CDS encoding chloride channel protein produces the protein MSNEFNLKSRVYWKRMGWGLFLGLLSAIGAFLFILIMNLGQALVFTNLAENWTLFSGPWWLICVMTIAGFLVGLIHHFTPARQMNAFDAVDKGYLDPKPVPSSLLASLVSLIGGFSLGPEVPTGMLAAGLGSWVSKRQNMDSETTRTNVLSSVSGAYAGLFSSPFAVILMLLESKHFQNVTYYGTLLITTLAAVVGFGLFYALNGMNFSSLLGILSPPAYDLKLWHLLASILMGILAVPVALFFVILTKVFSRVVEPLNSKPILRSTVGGLLLGLLAITIPATIGLGTTEMSIVTQQATEIGVILLIVFALAKLVALSGALNFGFVGGPIFPLLFVGSCLGAAINQIFPQVPLGLALGCMIVAVPAAIVPIPLALGAIGIIIIGLSPADALPIFIAALVAFAITRGLIMGGDQEKRSKQKV
- a CDS encoding small multi-drug export protein, with protein sequence MNLESILIIFAASVVELWLGIPLGLVMDVNPAIIAIIAAAGAIVAAVCVALLGDNLRTRLLKWKYGDEEALKETRLYNIWNKYGVIGLGLLSPLLFGAPLGAAIGIALGARKNVLILWMSIGIIIWSIGLTVAGSMGLLALETMAK
- a CDS encoding transcriptional repressor, yielding MEEKLKAEKIKITPQRREIIRILTELEKTHPSFNQIYRAIKETQPTVSRSTVHENLKLLVQRGIIWSFNYKGETRYEMSPEAHVNLAEFNGEIKDIENKKLNVKLNEIIKILNEEEGIEIKSLLVLVEK
- a CDS encoding ABC transporter permease, giving the protein MKFRSLIIKNIFRNKTRSLLAILGIAIGVATILGLGLVTNGLAASTQQALTADAADFTVIAGTSGGGGGPDGASGGGAPGGQGGQQLINQTKVSEIQQISGVGTAAGVLRTNVDLNDTNSSTNSTSTTSTSGSSNGNTGPGQGNFRMMYSVIGIDSSNLGLDDIVITNGTAFSNGNQVIIGEMAAKNLNKTVGDTITLSNQTFTITGIYETGNFQDDRGIVMSLGKLQSLTGNTDQVSLILVKATNGTSSSTLADTIESKYPNELSTSTSLSGMERMNNGLEIIESGSWAVTLLALLIGGIVVVVTMVKSVVERTREIGVLKAVGWTNKRILTMIIGESVVLSLMAAVVGIIIGVGVVEIISSSHLIMGVEPAFSAGLFLEALAVAIFLGIVGGIYPAYRASRLSPTEALRYE
- the afpA gene encoding archaeoflavoprotein AfpA; amino-acid sequence: MEKKKKIAWGITGAGDKILETMKVMEKIRLEFEDQVDIEVFISKSGDQVVKYYGISNDIESNFDRVWVEINANAPFLAGNIQLGKYEFMLIAPATSNTVAKIAMRMGDTLISNAAIMGQKADVPIYILPSDVEEGVTITQLPDGKDLKITIRKEDVEHVEKLAKMYETYILKEPHEMVEVFRKHFAK
- a CDS encoding ABC transporter ATP-binding protein; translated protein: MNNQTLNNQSTMNNQISTKENIITLQNLRKMFDDGRTPALNGIDLEIKKGEFVSLMGPSGSGKTTLLNMIGALDRADDGSITVAGHNLMEKKDFSSFRSKEIGFIFQFHNLIPNLTVSENVQIPMMETDVPDEEMTQRANKLLESLNLGNKVDQIPTKLSGGERQRVAIARALMNHPSIILADEPTGSLDSKTGDIILNILREIHQKENVTLLLVTHEPYVANMADRKIILMDGKISEETVS